tagtTCCATATATTCActgcgccccctgctggtgacCGTGACGTGACTGTGCCGCGGATCCCCCTCACCAGAGCGCGCCCTCGCACAGAGCTCGAGCTGCCGCCTCCCGCTCGGACGCTCAGCGGAGACAGTCTGGAGAAATGTGGCCCCGGAGCGCCGAGGGGCCCCCGGTACCTGCCTGCACCTGGTGACACAGTTCAGAGGAACAACACCGAGACCGATGCTGAGCGGAGTCCCGGAGACATGTGAGTAACACGGGTTCATGCTTCACTCGGCACCGAGCACTGCACGTGCtattctgctgctctttttttttaaagtttcaggTCGGCCCAAACTACACCTGGACCAAGAATTACACATAAAAACggttcattttcacatttatcacagtattatttaatttgtttgtttatttgatggGGACATTGCTCATTATTCAACTGACAAAACACCGTGAACGAGCCCGAGTTGGCGGTTTAAGCTAATTTCCACCTGTTGGGCCCACCTGAAATCCAATAAAATGGCCTATATGGTATATGATTACAAGTATATATGGTTACTCATGTGTATTATAActaccatccaaactaaatgtaCATAAACACATGATGGAAAACAAGTAGCTAATGAgtcttttcagatttttgctcctgagtgaaggttgtgttcttcttcttcttctaatctcttcttcttcttcttcttctaatctcttcttcttcttcttctactaaTCTCTTCTTCGTGGACAGAGAATGATAAACacttaataaacagaaaaacattgtacaaatctGAGGTACATACAGTAGATCAAGTATGTGTTATACGTCCTCTCAGCGTTCACACAATGCAGAAGGAACATATCGACTAAAAATGTACAacataaaagttattttattaaataaagtaaGAGTCTATAAACcatatttaattaaaagcaaTGACATGACTCAGCCTGATGATTCTTTGTCATGAACAAAGCTCTCCGGTTGCCTCCACGCTTGTGTGACGGCAGCTCTACATACCCATTGTGAAGatggaaggaagaggaagacgcCACTGTAAATCCACAAAACTCAAGCTCTCAGCTTCACGCTCTTCAgccttcctgtttttctttcctcggATGAGTGCATTGCTTCTTCCCCTCCGTCTCCGGACTTAAAACCTCTGCGAGTTGTCGCCCCGTGCCTTCTTGAGGATTACTTAATTTTTTGTGATTTGCCTCTGATTTGCAGAGGTCAGAGATGGTGTCAGACGACGGTCATGTGGAGTAGCAGGAAACAGAGGCACGGACTTTCGGGGATGCCACGGGCTGTCAATCTGCTGCCCGTCCTGCTGGCGCTCCTTGGATATGGTGAGGGTGATTAAAACCATCTAAATGACATAACTACATAATAGAAAAGCCTGGCAGGATCTTTGGCTTTTAATTTAAATGGgctgtaatgtgtgttttcactcaaaTGGGACAGGGAAATGCAGAGGAGGGAATTGGGTAATGGAGGttcagcctcttcctcttcccacACCCTCTTTGCtttgtgaggatgtgaggtttTGCACAATAGAGCTCGAAATAATATGCTGCCAATGCTACTGATTTACTCTTTCCCTCAGTACTGATACACTAGAAATATACTCTGTTACATCTGAGCGGATACTATGAGCTGTGACATCCGTAGTTTACTATGAGTGCATGTCAGTAGTTTGTTTCGTGGAAAACTGAGCTTATTATTTAGTTGTGCTGAGCAGAGTTATATGGTTATTCAAACTGAAGTTGGTGCCACATGGACACAGGAAATATATGAATAGGcctatatataatgtatttccATATAATTGTGCGTGTGATTTATGATGCACAATTATGTTGTCAACATTATGTAGCAATTAAGTCACATTTCTCCCAGAGTGACATTTAATATGTGAGAGTGACAGTTCCCACAACAACTTTACATAAACTTGTCCACACCTTAACGGATATAAGGATAAGTCTTTTCAAGAGAACGGCATGTTTTTGAATTACTGCAGATTGATTCACTCACACCATTGTGTCACAAGCTGAGCCACAGATCATTCACGCCTTTATTTAGTCCCGTTTAGACTTCTGCAATTTGCTTTTTACCTGCCTCAAATAATCATCTCTGGACCATCTTCAAATGGTTACTTAGGTCCACTGGTCAgagcttttttttcaaaaactcaAGGTGATCATGATATCAAAGTTATGTCCCCAACATTCCAACTAATTTATGTTCTGCAGCACTGGCCGAAGCCTTTAAAGAACAACAGAGACCCTATATATTCACACCGGCTCACTGTGTGCATTGTTGTGTTTGAATTAATGTATTgtaattgtattgttttgtattgtatatattattgtGGATTACTACattctgttgttattttacttactcactgcttttcttctcctcatcctGTCCTGTAGCGTTCGCAGGGCTGAGTATCTGGCCCTCCCTCCACGTTGCCCTCAGCAACCCCAGTGTATTTGTGGACTTCATCACAAAATCCAACATCAGCACCATCCGCAACACAAGCCTCTCACTGGTCAACATGGAAACCAACACCACCATTCACACCAGGACTATCCTCAGCAACCAATCGACCGGCAGGGTGGAGTTCGGCTGCTCCCGCTTCCTGTATGCAGGAACTTTCAGGTTCCTGCTCATGCAGACCAGCTACACTGTTGTTTCTCATGGTCATAGCGTAGATGTGAGCAGCAAGGAGAGCACCTCCTGGTTGTGgagttcagagctgcaggtgcAGTGGCCTACCTTTCACATTGCAGTGGAGAGGGCTGGGAACCACTCAGGATCTTTTCAGGTAAGACAAACAGGCTCTCAGTGGTGTATATACTTgaaagccatacttgagtaaaagtacagatatgttacctgaaagtgactccggtaaaagttaaagtcagCCGTAAGAAAATGACTTCAGTCAAAGTCTTAAAGGAGCTCatattatcaatcaatcaatcaaattttatttgtatagcccatattcacaaatcacaatttgtctcatagggctttaacatggtgtgacatcctctgcccttaaccctcaacaagagtaaggaaaaactactaaaaacccttttaacagggtaaaaagaaggtagaaacctcagagagagccacatgtgagggatccctctcccaggacggacagaagtgcaatagatgtcaagtgtaaaggagaacatcatcaagataaaggttttagcagcattgataagggtaaacattttgaagcataactgaaggtcagtgaattggtggattaatgtcattaatggtcgagtatctgaggagaaatactatgtatcaagcagtcctgctgcaatcatagtctatggtcagcagccagcaagatcatgatccaccatcaagatcggatgccactatagtccacagtcattgtccactgccgccattaggatccatcatcagctgccacctcggtcgtggtccaccaccattatcagatgccaacacgataaaggatccgcctttattatcacgatcagccagcacgatacagaatccgccatactggatccaccattacgatctctgatacgcgatccacagatcctaatccatgatgtggccacagccgcggccctggatctgcgagcgataaggcaaagggactccggggaagaagtcaagtcagtaacatgtattgatgggatatgaattactttgatgtgataacgattgagaagaggaaggagaagctggaaagagaagctcagtgtgtcatgtgtcccccgaccttctagacctacagcagcataactaagaccaggtctaggacaagcctgtaccagctctaactataagctttatcaaaaaggaaggttttaagcctactcttaaacgtacagatggtgtctgcctcccgaatggaaagtgggagatgattccacaggagaggtgcttgatagctgaaagctctggctcctactctacttttagagactttagggacgacaagtacgcctgaattctgggagcgcagtgctctagtgggttgataaggtactaacagctctttaaggtataatggtgccatattattaagggccttgaaggtgaggaggagaattttaaattctattctagatttaaccggaagccagtgtagcgaagctaatactggagaaatgtggtctcttttcttggttcttgtcaggacacgtgctgcggcgttttgaacaagctgcagagtctttaacgacttactgctggagcctgataataatgaattacaataatccagtctggatgtaacaaaggcgtggactagtttttctgcatccttttgagaaaggacatgtctgattttggagatattacgcaagtggaaaaaagcggtcctagaaatttgttttaagtgtgaattaaaggataaatcaggaaagaagatcactcccaagttcctgactgtttcattggaagcaagggcaatgtcgtctagcgcattaaatgtacttaagtatcaaagGTATCTGGTTTTGAAATGTATcaaaattataaatgcaaagtgctttttatagtaggcctatacagacacaaaacaacttttCATGCTTTATTTCAACTGACTTTATAacaattataacaaaaatatacatatactgtataattttacaaattagGTTCAAATAGTATTGGActagtgcatctgaacttctagggacaacaaaacagaataaacaagtgccTCTTGTGTCTGCCTAAGAACACTAATAGACCACAGTATAACCACAAAAAAAGTCTGTAACCATCACTAAACAtggacctttcactttctaatcagtAGCAGGAATGATACACAATGCCCCCTATGTAAActcagcaaaaggaaacaagttcTAGGCACACAAAAGAGGATCGTTTTCCACTTTtgttaacaacctgcacagtgctagtacagagaagaaaaaatcaCTGGACACAGTCTAGTTTTGCTGCAGGCCaaatttcagacagaataataaagactgaactgaaccaagctcctgcatgagcacctggataattctaaagggaataaatggatgggGAACGTGCTCGCGTTGATTAAGTCCCTGCCCTTTGTACACACATCGCTGCTACCATTGGGTGGTTTAGTGAGGTCCTCGGATTGGCCCCGCCAGAGTCGGTCACGGCCCTGGCGGAGCGCCGAGAAGACGATCAAACTTGACTATCCAGAGGAAGTAAAACTCGTAACAAAGTTTCTGAAGGTGAACCTGCAGAGGGATCATTACCGGTACAGCCTGCTTGACCTCGGTCGACCAAGGCAGCCCGACCAACCTCCGGACGCTTAGGGTCTCGCACTGCCCCCCCCGACGGCAAACACGCCGCCGGGACTGCGCATCTCCCAAGGCAGGGGGCAcgcgagtgagcgagagagaggtgcACCGTGTGTAAAAGCGCGCGTTGCGCCAACCTCCACTGCTCAAGTAACGAGCCAGTTTTGAGAATAtaaggagtagaaagtacagaaatttgtgttaaaatgtagcgagtaaaagtaaaaagtcgtcaggaaaataaatactcaagtaaagtacagatatgtgaaaaatctatttaagtacagtaacgaagtatttgtactttgttacttcccacctctgcAGGCTCTCATTGTGCTGCAGAATGATTTTCATACATCTCTTCTTCTGTCCCTCACCAGGTTGGAATATCCACTAACGAACACTTTCAGGCTTGTTCCAGGGGCCTCGACTCTGCTCTCTTCCTGGAGGTCAGCTACGTGGAGTACAACCAGATTGGGCGCAAGATCATTGACAAGGTCCGAGCCCGCACGCGACACCCAATCAAACCCCTCCGTTCCCAGAGCGTCGAGCTGTCCTGCGCCTTCCCGTTCACAGAGAGAGACTTTATACGAGTGGCTTTGAAGTCTCCTCATACAgcgcaggaagtgaagagctCTGGGCCGCTTTACCTCTCACGTATCTTCTCCTATAAACTGCTGGTGGAAAACGCCAATGCTTATAAGAGTGGCTGTGAAGGGACAATGACTGTTAAACTCATAACCCCACCCTGTGCTCACATCAATGGGAAGGTGTTGCTGTATAAGGATGCAGGTGTTGGGAGAGGGGTTGCTGCTTCCTCAAGTGGAACAAACCTGATGGGGTTTGGTCCAGAGgagccctcctctcctccactggcCTTTAACTGGCTGACGCAGGGAGAGGATGAGACAGAGTTCAACTGCTCTGTGTTTGAACCAGGAAGGATTAAATACTGCTTCCGCTTTGTTTTCAACTTCAGCCGCTCCCCTAGTCCAGCACAGACCTGCTTGGTGGTGTACAAGAGTGCAGGTGAGATCGGACACATTCACATTGGGCAGCTGCCAAGAAGACATTTACACACCACATGTCATTAGAGCAGGGCTGCAGTGACTGGCTCAAGAAGCACCTGCAATTTGAGGAAGAGAAATAGTTCCTCTGCTTTAGTTATCCAGGTTTTCCAAGATTGATCAAATCCagtggttgaaaaaaaaagttttttagtGATAAACTAAATGGAAATCCATTAAATAAGGTGTTAACCTAACCCCTGGACGTAACTGTCACACAGAAAAAATATGCTTGCAGCTGTgtccttgttttgtcttttttggggGATTAAGCATAAACTGGGTAATGTCAAATAGAGGTGCACTGATTTTGAAACCAAGATACAAATGTCTACAGTCTCATACAGCACTTGAACTGGGTATTGTCGTGCCACCCTcagccacaaaaacaaaacagaggtaCGAACCACAACGTGGCTCAAACAGGTCTAAGGTCTGCACCAAAACATGGATTTCTAGAATCATCACATGCTAATTTCATATAATATGGTGGCTGAGCTTTTTTCAGCTCCATGTACTGGGGTCCTTTACATCCACATCATTTCAGCCGTGACTTTAAGTCTtggttttccctttttttgtctGCTTTCCATACAATAATGTCACCTTTGCATCCACACTTTATTGCAAAAACTTTTCTGGCTTCTGGTAATATGGATGACAATATcacagaggcctcaacatgagATCAATTCGGTGACCTGGCAAAGTAGCAACACAAATAGTAATCAAGGCTTGTAAATGGAAGCAGTTTTCAACCTTTTTTGATATGATTATTTCTTCTCTGCAGAGTCGTGGGGACCCTGGCAGCCAtggagtgtgtgcagtgtgagcTGTGGAGACGGGGTGAGGGAACGAGTGCGGAAGTGTTTGCTGCCCTCAAGTGTGGGAGGGATGCAGTGCACCGGCATGGTGAAGGAACAGTCCCTCTGCTCACTGGAGGAGTGTGTTGGTCAGTCACTTGTCCCTTAAACTCTCCATCTTGTCcagatgagaaaataaattcaaagtTCCAGATGCACATTCTAACATAATTGTCTTAACTTCATCCACAGCTTTGCCCGATccttctccatccctctcccctAAAGCTGTTGGAGTTGCAACCTTTGGTAGTAACGTGGTCGTTGTGGTTGGTATCGCCCTCTGCCTGACTGTGATTCTCGGCACTATTGTGGTGGCGATCTGGAGAAAATTTTGCCAGACCCCTCAGTGCAGCGCTGTCCGTAGGGGCTCCATGCCTTCTCCTGGGGGCCGCAAGCTGTCCGATGAGAACTCTATCTGTGGACACAGCCTCCAAAGACCCAGCCTCACCGACGGCCAAGGCCCACAAGGGAGCATGGGTGGAGGTGCAGCCCAGAAAGAGAGGCCTTCCTTGGGCAGTGCGCCTCTGTCACAGACCCTGGTGATGACGCCCTCACAGGATCCAGATAGGCTGTCTCCCACAGGTCAAAAGGTGTTGCCGCCAGTATTTGGGTATGTCATCACACATACAATGTTATTCTCAAACATAGTCACAGTTTCAGAAACTAAAAATTAACTCCCTAGGTATCGCTTGGCTCAGCACCAgctgaaagaaatgaaaaagaagggGTTGAAGGAGGCCACCCAGCTGTACCTTGTCTCTTCAAGCCCAGTCCATGACACCTTGGTGGAGACATCTGCTTTACCCACCAACTCCCCGACTCCTACACCAACTGGATTAGTTCATTCCGGTCTTCCATCGGGCCTCCAGGACGACgccaaccacaaccactatAGTACCGCAGCACCCTTCTCTGAGCCACCGCTGCAGATTTCGAGGGTCACGCCGGACAGACTGAGCCCCAGAGTGGATCTAGTCTTAGGTGCTGCTCTCTCTACAAGTGGGGGCAGCTCAAAATGGCGTGACCGCACTGCCCACTGGGTGGAGATGGTGGAGAGGAGCGGGTTAGCAGGccgcagaggaggaggagatgcaggAATGGGAAATCACAAGAATCCAAATTTCCGGCGCACCGCCAGTTTCAATGACACCAAACCCCAGATGCCATCCTCAGCACAGTCCAGAAACTTCAGAGAACGGAGCATGACCCACGTTGGTGACCTATCCTATTTTGTTGATGTATACGTTGTTGGTCAGATTTGCGTAGATCTGTTTAACAAAGATTATACGTTGTTCTCTTCAGGTGGGATCTCGCACCCTGCCTGAAGGATGTTGTTTGACCAAAGGAGGATTGGAGAGGCAGCCCTACCGCGCTTATCCCATTCCAGAGCATGGGACTCCAGAATTGACTAAACCTGGACCCAAGAGGAAAGACCAGAGGAAGCCCTGGTTAGAGGCAGCTGCTCCCTCTCGCAACAGTGACCTCAAACACACAGGGACCAACCCAAACAGCATTTCAGCATCTGAGAGAGATAGTAGAGGAGGCGTCATTGGCACTGCTGAAAGGCAAAGGAGCGGTGGGCCTGTAAGTGGAGGTAAAGAGGGATTGTCAGGGTTCGGGGGTCTGGCTGCAGGGCCTGCAGGTTCTCACGGAGTGAACCAGTTGAGTATAGAGCAGGCTGAGATCAACTGGAACCGTCGTGGCCCGTCGCCCATCCAGAGGAACATCCTGGCCCGCAAATTAAAGGAGGCTCAGTCCTGCTCAGGGATCACAGGTCGGCAGCGGAGCTCCACCTTTAGCGCACCGCCGTCTGATCAGAGGAAAGGTCGCTGCCACTCTCTGCAGATGTCTGGAGGCTACAGCAACAGTGGCGACTCCCCCTACAGGCTGAGCgaaaaagagcagaggatgCTGGACCTTGATCTGTCCTCGTCGTAGATCACACTGGTTTATAGTATGATTCTATTTACATGTATTCCTCATGTAAATCCTGTTCTGTTACAAAATATCGGTTAAGATTGTTCTGTTTATTAAGAGATTTATGGCTGTTACTTATCTataagaagcagagaaaaatataagatatttaagtttgtttatttgaaaaaatgttaatatttaatattttggtTGGCATTATAGCTGAACATATTTCTCTAGTTCATAGAGTCACTGTTCAGATTTTCTCTCTATACAAGACCCTTGGAATAAGTTTCTGTTTTATAAGAATTACCTGTACAGGAGTATAAAATGACCTTGTACATCCATTAAAAAACACTGGTCTTATTGTTCTACACCACTGAATGTGCTGTTTTCATTATGCTGTGAAATCAAGCTAGTTAAATGTTCTGGGACACACTGAAGCTGGTTTCAGCACATGAgttcactcagacattttacacTGGGGCAGGCAGTAAGGTTCAGGAGAATGTACTGAGCaactgacatttgcgttctcagATACAGCTCCTCTGGAAAATGTCGACTTCATGTCTAAAAAGCAGCTTGTATGTGTGATTGCAGCAGTATCGAGCAGTTTATGTGTTTTCAGCAAAGTGCACAAGTAAGTGCAACAGTGTCCAGTTGTGACAAAACAAATAGGAACAACCAATGGGCAGCATGGCTGAAATGCTGTTAGTTTTATTGCTGGAGTAATATACACTTTATAGAAAGGGAGTGCCCACTATAGAACAGTCAATAATCTACTATTGACTTCGACAAAGGGAGAAATTAAAATACATCAAACATGAAATCAGTCTTTGCtcttatttgttttcacttgatTCTCTGAAGcctgttttctatttaaatatcCCCTGCTCCGCTGCCATCCACGTCCAAGAAAACCAGAGGCCGCACCTTCATGGTGGTGTGTCGAAGGGAATACCAAAGACCTTTCCAGGTCCCCCACACCACGCCATTGTCATGCTTGTTCTTGTACTTCCCAGAGCGGTAGAACTTCCCATTTAGGTTGGCTGCATGACATCTGTGGGTGTAATGATATGACACAATGTCAAGGGGGTAACATCTTACAAAAGACAAATTGAAGTGATTCAATCTctatgtatttaatttaaagctgctgcaaTTTCTAGCAGCTTTATCAGTATGATAACCATagaaagatggacaacatgacagctccctaaaagtgaagccaagtcttcttgattgccccctagtggccagCTGCAATATAGTAGATTGGACTTGGGTCAAACTTGAAAGTCAAACAttaaagtttggtttgaatttaatgcgaaaaaaaacaaacatgaaatctaatgattgacagctgagactgagtcaATTGGTTGTGCGTGTG
The Hippoglossus stenolepis isolate QCI-W04-F060 chromosome 15, HSTE1.2, whole genome shotgun sequence DNA segment above includes these coding regions:
- the LOC118121912 gene encoding thrombospondin type-1 domain-containing protein 1 encodes the protein MWSSRKQRHGLSGMPRAVNLLPVLLALLGYAFAGLSIWPSLHVALSNPSVFVDFITKSNISTIRNTSLSLVNMETNTTIHTRTILSNQSTGRVEFGCSRFLYAGTFRFLLMQTSYTVVSHGHSVDVSSKESTSWLWSSELQVQWPTFHIAVERAGNHSGSFQVGISTNEHFQACSRGLDSALFLEVSYVEYNQIGRKIIDKVRARTRHPIKPLRSQSVELSCAFPFTERDFIRVALKSPHTAQEVKSSGPLYLSRIFSYKLLVENANAYKSGCEGTMTVKLITPPCAHINGKVLLYKDAGVGRGVAASSSGTNLMGFGPEEPSSPPLAFNWLTQGEDETEFNCSVFEPGRIKYCFRFVFNFSRSPSPAQTCLVVYKSAESWGPWQPWSVCSVSCGDGVRERVRKCLLPSSVGGMQCTGMVKEQSLCSLEECVALPDPSPSLSPKAVGVATFGSNVVVVVGIALCLTVILGTIVVAIWRKFCQTPQCSAVRRGSMPSPGGRKLSDENSICGHSLQRPSLTDGQGPQGSMGGGAAQKERPSLGSAPLSQTLVMTPSQDPDRLSPTGQKVLPPVFGYRLAQHQLKEMKKKGLKEATQLYLVSSSPVHDTLVETSALPTNSPTPTPTGLVHSGLPSGLQDDANHNHYSTAAPFSEPPLQISRVTPDRLSPRVDLVLGAALSTSGGSSKWRDRTAHWVEMVERSGLAGRRGGGDAGMGNHKNPNFRRTASFNDTKPQMPSSAQSRNFRERSMTHVGSRTLPEGCCLTKGGLERQPYRAYPIPEHGTPELTKPGPKRKDQRKPWLEAAAPSRNSDLKHTGTNPNSISASERDSRGGVIGTAERQRSGGPVSGGKEGLSGFGGLAAGPAGSHGVNQLSIEQAEINWNRRGPSPIQRNILARKLKEAQSCSGITGRQRSSTFSAPPSDQRKGRCHSLQMSGGYSNSGDSPYRLSEKEQRMLDLDLSSS